The Treponema phagedenis DNA segment TTCTTCTCCGTAATGCGGCTGCAGGATTTAAAGCATCCAGATCATCGGTAACAGTAAATTGAATTGAAATAATATCTCTTTCTTTTATTCTATTTTTGGAAAGGATTTCTTTATACAAAGATGAAACTTTTTCTTCAATATCATCTTTTGCATTTTCACAACAGACAGCTCCGCGAACAGCAAATAGTTTTTTAAAAAACATTTAAAGACCCTTAGACAAGATAATGATGACAGTGCCGGTTATCGAGATAATAACTGCAAAAATAAATGCAAAAAAACTTATCAGCGATAAACGTCGATATGTTTTAAATTTTGTACGCAAATAAAAATATAACTCAAAGCAAAATGCAAATATGCACATAAGAGAAAGAAATAATCCGCATCCTGAAATAATTCTTAGTAACAATAATTGGCTTTCATCAAGGAATCCTTGAAAATTACCAAAGAAATAAAAGAGTAAGAAAGAGATAAGGAGCACAGTAAGATATATAACCGATCGATGTAAAAATCTTACCGTT contains these protein-coding regions:
- the aroH gene encoding chorismate mutase, translated to MFFKKLFAVRGAVCCENAKDDIEEKVSSLYKEILSKNRIKERDIISIQFTVTDDLDALNPAAALRRRKFATNIPLFCACEPEYPESLKKTIRVLIHFYGKQKPSPIYIFGAEVLRPDIFATKDLHHDT